Proteins encoded by one window of uncultured Draconibacterium sp.:
- a CDS encoding DUF190 domain-containing protein, which produces MKTTEKTGILKIYIGESDKINGRVLFEEIVFEARNAGLAGATVYKGVMSFGASHSIHTMKIFALSSDLPVTIEIIDNIDKLDQFVEKLNKIMDKSQRGGLVTFQELDVVRYEKGLKYREEYH; this is translated from the coding sequence ATGAAAACAACAGAAAAAACAGGAATCCTTAAGATTTACATCGGAGAATCGGATAAAATAAATGGCCGGGTATTGTTTGAAGAAATTGTATTTGAAGCACGAAATGCAGGACTAGCCGGAGCAACGGTTTACAAAGGAGTAATGTCTTTTGGTGCCAGCCACAGCATACATACCATGAAAATATTTGCTCTGTCGAGCGACTTACCGGTAACCATTGAAATAATCGACAACATTGATAAGCTTGATCAATTTGTAGAAAAGCTCAATAAAATTATGGATAAAAGCCAACGAGGCGGACTGGTAACCTTCCAGGAACTGGATGTTGTTCGCTATGAAAAAGGGCTAAAATACCGCGAAGAATATCATTAA
- the crcB gene encoding fluoride efflux transporter CrcB yields MLRTILIVGTGGFIGSVLRYLVQIFVEKGMSTTFPWGTFVANIAGSFIIGIVFALAQKGNLLNAEWRMFLAVGFCGGFTTFSSFAYNNLTMLKEQAYGQFILNVGGSLFFGLLAVYLGMILVRTIL; encoded by the coding sequence ATGCTGCGAACAATATTAATAGTTGGCACCGGAGGTTTTATCGGAAGTGTTTTGCGATACTTGGTTCAGATTTTTGTTGAGAAAGGAATGAGCACCACTTTTCCGTGGGGTACATTTGTAGCCAACATTGCCGGAAGTTTTATTATTGGAATTGTATTTGCGTTGGCGCAAAAAGGCAACCTGCTGAACGCCGAATGGCGTATGTTTTTGGCTGTAGGATTCTGTGGCGGTTTTACTACATTTTCATCTTTTGCGTATAACAACCTCACCATGTTAAAAGAGCAAGCTTACGGACAATTTATACTGAATGTAGGCGGAAGTTTATTCTTTGGATTGCTGGCGGTTTACCTGGGAATGATTTTGGTTAGAACCATCCTTTAA
- the dacB gene encoding D-alanyl-D-alanine carboxypeptidase/D-alanyl-D-alanine-endopeptidase, whose protein sequence is MQARYFSLLFLLFFSGQVIAQNSFKIAVEQLLQQEDYKNASVGMKVIDLNSGENVFSLNSEKLLVPASTMKMITSGTALEILGADYRFKTQISYNGKIDKNGVLNGDLVLTAGADPALGSEYFQDHYFEFLNNWAKQVKASGINKVSGDLILDAGIYDSERIPDSWVWGDIGNYYGAGPSAFTVFDNMYRITFSSPKKVGRQTKVIQTYPKIEGLEIENEVLSADNNSDNAYIFGGPFDKRRVIRGTIPRNRKSFTIKASVPNPEEILAQAFLQQLMGEGVFVEGDTRYEKNAGDNTKLIYTQESPTLAEIAEVLNHESVNLFAEHFLKQIAVEKNGLGNRNDAIDLEKEYWMNRGLDMKNIFIEDGSGLSHFNAVSPEFFTQFLTVMATNEAFVESLPVAGKGTFKRFDTKQLPGKTLQAKSGSMTRVRCYSGYLTTDKGNKLVFSFMFNHFAGSHSNLIKEIEQLFVILKQTC, encoded by the coding sequence ATGCAGGCACGATATTTTTCTTTACTTTTTCTTTTGTTTTTCAGCGGACAGGTTATTGCCCAAAACAGTTTTAAAATAGCTGTTGAACAGTTGCTTCAGCAGGAAGATTACAAAAATGCTTCGGTTGGAATGAAGGTGATCGACCTCAACTCCGGTGAAAATGTTTTTAGCCTCAATTCGGAGAAATTGTTGGTGCCGGCTTCAACCATGAAGATGATTACATCAGGGACTGCCTTGGAAATATTAGGTGCTGATTACCGCTTTAAAACACAAATTTCATACAACGGAAAAATCGATAAAAATGGTGTTTTAAATGGTGATTTGGTTTTGACCGCTGGTGCCGATCCGGCCTTGGGATCGGAGTATTTCCAGGACCATTATTTTGAGTTTTTGAATAACTGGGCCAAACAGGTAAAAGCTTCAGGAATTAACAAGGTTAGTGGAGATTTAATTCTTGATGCCGGAATATACGACAGCGAACGAATACCGGACAGTTGGGTGTGGGGCGATATTGGCAATTATTACGGTGCAGGCCCCAGTGCCTTTACAGTTTTCGATAATATGTACCGAATAACATTTTCGTCGCCAAAGAAGGTTGGCCGTCAAACAAAAGTTATTCAAACGTACCCGAAAATTGAAGGATTGGAAATCGAAAACGAAGTGCTTTCGGCCGATAACAACAGCGATAATGCTTATATTTTTGGCGGTCCGTTTGATAAAAGGCGGGTAATTCGTGGTACTATTCCTCGTAACCGTAAGTCTTTTACAATTAAAGCATCTGTTCCAAATCCGGAAGAGATTTTGGCGCAGGCGTTTTTGCAGCAACTGATGGGAGAAGGTGTTTTTGTAGAAGGAGATACACGGTATGAGAAGAATGCTGGTGATAACACAAAGTTGATTTATACGCAGGAATCGCCAACCTTAGCCGAAATTGCAGAAGTACTGAATCACGAAAGTGTAAACCTGTTTGCCGAGCACTTTCTGAAACAAATTGCCGTTGAGAAAAACGGACTGGGAAACCGCAACGATGCCATTGATTTGGAAAAAGAATATTGGATGAACAGGGGACTGGATATGAAAAACATTTTTATTGAAGACGGTAGCGGCCTTTCGCATTTCAATGCTGTTTCTCCTGAATTTTTTACTCAGTTTCTTACTGTAATGGCTACAAATGAAGCTTTTGTTGAATCGTTGCCAGTAGCCGGCAAAGGAACTTTTAAACGTTTCGATACTAAACAACTTCCAGGTAAAACTTTACAGGCAAAAAGCGGTTCGATGACGCGTGTTCGTTGTTACTCGGGATACCTTACTACTGATAAAGGAAACAAGTTGGTATTCTCGTTTATGTTTAACCATTTTGCCGGATCTCACAGCAATTTAATTAAGGAAATTGAGCAACTTTTTGTGATTTTAAAACAGACTTGTTAG
- a CDS encoding DUF4255 domain-containing protein gives MIYETLQILKEQLDRYLDDTGLGKIVVLENLALLDSGNDKADNLEGKVILSLLNIQEESSLKNAPASKVVNNKTEYYNPAINVNLFFMVSANCDSYTNSLISISKTVEYFQGKKVFTAKNTTYNRSNVSMQEIDDFKFIVDLYTPGFEVWNHIWGTHGGRQLPAVIYKVQLLQVDRRKKQATTEVITQINGTLNNITE, from the coding sequence ATGATTTACGAAACTCTTCAAATTCTCAAAGAACAACTGGATAGGTACCTGGACGATACCGGATTAGGTAAAATTGTTGTTTTGGAAAACCTGGCGCTGTTAGATTCAGGAAATGACAAAGCTGATAATCTTGAAGGAAAAGTTATTCTGTCCTTACTCAATATACAGGAAGAATCATCCCTGAAAAACGCACCAGCAAGTAAAGTTGTAAACAACAAAACCGAGTACTACAATCCTGCAATAAACGTAAACTTATTTTTCATGGTAAGTGCTAATTGCGATTCGTACACCAACTCATTAATAAGTATATCTAAAACAGTAGAGTATTTCCAGGGTAAAAAGGTGTTCACGGCAAAAAATACCACTTACAACCGATCAAATGTATCCATGCAGGAAATCGATGATTTTAAGTTTATTGTTGATTTGTATACACCCGGCTTTGAGGTTTGGAATCACATCTGGGGAACGCACGGCGGCAGACAATTACCCGCAGTGATTTACAAAGTTCAGTTGTTGCAGGTCGACCGTCGCAAAAAACAGGCAACAACCGAAGTAATTACACAAATTAACGGCACCCTAAACAATATAACAGAATGA
- a CDS encoding phage tail sheath family protein has product MATPYKTPGVYVEEISVFPPSVAQVETAIPAFIGYTEKAKRLVDDDLLNVPTRITSLLEYKQLFGSAAPEENIAVNISDVYDTAGNLSRTIQVPDPTTKSPFLMYYSMQLYFANGGGPCYIVSVGDYSGSVSKATLGANGGLALVAKEDEPTLIVFPDATNVSTVTNFYDLYEEAMTQCHDLQDRFTIIDSFNQAASFADTLRTNISLGTDYLKYGAAYYPWLKTTLPYAFDEGDVTISHTETNAPGGTTSYDTLAVNDATVTANTELYNQIKLELAKLTVTLPPSSAMAGIYARVDSNRGVWKAPANVGVMSIVGPDKKVTNQEQDGLNMDTSGKSINAIRTFAGKGTLVWGARTLAGNDNEWKYIPVRRFFNMVEESVKKATAQFVFEPNDANTWVKVRAMIENFLTLQWRDGALAGAKAEDAFFVKVGLGQTMTAQDILEGRMNVEIGMAAVRPAEFIILKFSHKMQES; this is encoded by the coding sequence ATGGCAACACCGTACAAAACACCAGGCGTTTATGTCGAGGAAATTTCGGTTTTCCCGCCATCGGTGGCTCAGGTTGAGACCGCCATCCCTGCCTTTATAGGCTATACCGAAAAAGCAAAGAGGTTGGTCGACGACGATTTGCTGAATGTCCCTACACGCATTACATCATTGCTGGAATATAAACAGTTATTTGGTAGTGCAGCTCCGGAAGAAAACATTGCCGTAAATATCAGCGATGTTTACGATACAGCAGGAAATTTAAGCCGAACCATTCAGGTTCCCGATCCCACAACAAAATCACCCTTCCTGATGTATTACTCCATGCAACTTTATTTCGCTAACGGTGGTGGCCCTTGCTACATCGTATCTGTTGGCGATTATTCAGGTTCGGTGAGTAAGGCGACACTTGGCGCAAACGGTGGTTTAGCTCTTGTTGCGAAAGAAGATGAGCCTACACTGATTGTTTTTCCGGATGCAACAAATGTATCCACCGTAACCAATTTCTACGATTTGTATGAAGAAGCAATGACCCAATGTCATGACCTGCAGGATCGTTTTACGATTATTGACTCCTTTAATCAGGCCGCTTCTTTTGCAGATACCTTACGCACCAATATCAGTTTAGGAACCGATTACCTGAAATACGGTGCGGCTTATTATCCGTGGTTAAAAACCACCCTCCCGTATGCTTTTGACGAAGGCGATGTTACGATTTCGCATACCGAAACGAACGCACCGGGTGGAACAACCAGTTACGATACGCTGGCAGTAAACGATGCAACAGTAACAGCCAATACCGAGTTGTACAATCAGATAAAACTCGAGCTGGCAAAACTAACTGTTACACTGCCACCATCGAGTGCAATGGCCGGTATTTATGCCCGTGTCGACAGCAACCGCGGAGTTTGGAAAGCTCCTGCGAATGTTGGGGTTATGAGCATAGTGGGGCCAGATAAAAAAGTTACCAACCAGGAACAGGATGGTTTAAACATGGATACTTCGGGTAAATCCATTAATGCCATCAGAACCTTTGCCGGAAAAGGCACGCTGGTTTGGGGAGCACGCACACTTGCAGGTAACGACAACGAATGGAAATACATCCCTGTTCGACGCTTTTTTAACATGGTTGAGGAATCGGTGAAAAAGGCTACAGCACAATTTGTTTTTGAGCCAAACGATGCCAATACCTGGGTGAAAGTACGCGCAATGATCGAAAACTTTTTAACCCTGCAATGGCGCGATGGCGCTTTGGCCGGGGCAAAAGCCGAAGATGCATTTTTTGTAAAAGTAGGACTTGGCCAAACTATGACTGCCCAGGATATTCTGGAAGGCAGAATGAATGTTGAAATTGGAATGGCAGCTGTTCGTCCGGCTGAATTTATTATCCTGAAGTTTTCGCACAAAATGCAGGAATCGTAA
- a CDS encoding phage tail protein, producing the protein MATEYPMVKFHFLVEWGGTKIGFTEVSGLDVETEVVEYRHGASPEYFKTKMPGMQKYSNITLKRGTFAADNEYFDWWNTVKLNKIERRDITISLLNEEHSPVVVWKVKNAWPTKIQSTDLKAEGNEVAIETMELAHEGLTVQNE; encoded by the coding sequence ATGGCAACAGAATATCCAATGGTTAAGTTCCATTTTCTGGTTGAATGGGGTGGAACAAAAATAGGATTCACCGAGGTTTCTGGACTAGATGTGGAAACCGAGGTGGTAGAGTACCGTCACGGGGCAAGTCCGGAGTATTTCAAAACAAAAATGCCGGGCATGCAAAAATACAGTAATATCACATTAAAACGCGGAACCTTTGCGGCAGATAACGAATATTTCGATTGGTGGAATACCGTTAAGCTCAATAAAATTGAACGCAGAGATATTACAATTAGTTTGTTGAATGAAGAACATTCGCCGGTGGTGGTATGGAAAGTTAAAAATGCGTGGCCAACTAAAATTCAATCTACCGATTTAAAGGCTGAAGGAAACGAAGTAGCCATTGAAACAATGGAGCTGGCACACGAAGGATTAACCGTTCAAAATGAATAA
- a CDS encoding phage tail protein, producing the protein MADYYPPLGFHFKVEFNNYPGEFQFQSVSGLTVDVETEQIAEGGENRFKHKVPVRTKYPNLVLKRGLLVDSELINWFRNAIDNFDFKPTNLIVKLLNEAHEPLISWNVVHAYPVKWSISDFDAEQNKLVIETLELTYNYFNVALCLSKLKNCT; encoded by the coding sequence ATGGCTGATTATTATCCACCTCTAGGTTTTCATTTCAAAGTGGAATTCAACAATTACCCCGGAGAATTTCAGTTTCAGTCGGTTTCGGGTCTGACGGTAGATGTTGAAACCGAGCAGATTGCTGAAGGTGGAGAAAATCGGTTTAAGCACAAAGTTCCGGTTCGTACCAAATATCCGAATTTGGTTTTAAAGCGTGGATTGCTGGTTGATTCGGAGTTGATTAATTGGTTCAGAAATGCAATTGATAACTTCGATTTTAAACCGACAAACCTGATAGTAAAACTACTGAACGAAGCGCACGAACCTTTAATTAGCTGGAATGTGGTGCATGCATATCCTGTAAAATGGAGCATCAGCGATTTTGACGCCGAACAAAACAAACTGGTTATAGAAACACTGGAACTTACCTACAATTATTTTAATGTAGCCTTATGCCTATCGAAATTAAAGAATTGCACATAA
- a CDS encoding DUF5908 family protein: MPIEIKELHIRIAVGENGSQASEQSTETSESRDEIIEACVEQVMEILSKKEER, encoded by the coding sequence ATGCCTATCGAAATTAAAGAATTGCACATAAGAATTGCAGTTGGCGAGAACGGATCTCAGGCCTCTGAACAAAGCACTGAGACAAGCGAAAGCCGGGATGAAATTATTGAAGCCTGTGTGGAGCAGGTAATGGAAATTTTATCAAAAAAGGAGGAACGTTAA
- the vgrG gene encoding type VI secretion system tip protein VgrG — protein MPEGRVIPTARSTDLVTFKILVNGEELSSVYQVLSIAVEKEINRIPWAKIVLLDGDPASQDFELSNEDFFIPGKEIEIKAGYHSQNETIFKGIVIRHNLKIRTSGAVLIVECRDLAIKLTVGRKSKYFYDSKDSEILEQIIASYSLDNSIEESNVEHSEMVQYNVSDWDFCVTRAQANGKVCVVDDGQLSVVSPDYSQSEKLTLVYGATILDFDAEIDARNQFENVTSYAWNAADQDILEVGSETPPINSNGNISHEDLASVIGAEKLELREGSGISDAGLQHWANAKSLFNQLSKIRGKVKFQGVHDVKPNTTIELAGVGNRFNGKVYVSAVRHQIADGNWTCDAQFGINPKWFSETVDINPLPASGLLAAVNGLQIAKVTQLQDDPKGEDRILVRMPIVNTQEQGVWARIATLDAGEERGSFFRPEIDDEVIVGFLNGNPNDPIILGMLNSSAKPAPIAASDENHEKGFVTRSGMKFIFDDDKKSVTLETPNGKIIKVDEDEGIIQMEDENSNLVKLDSDGITMESQGNINLSTSGDVKIEGTNVEISANANFKAEGTAGSEVSSSAITEIKGSMVNIN, from the coding sequence ATGCCTGAAGGAAGAGTCATACCAACAGCCCGGTCAACCGACCTGGTCACTTTCAAAATATTGGTGAATGGAGAAGAATTGTCATCGGTTTACCAGGTTTTGAGTATTGCCGTTGAAAAAGAGATCAACCGCATTCCGTGGGCAAAAATTGTATTACTTGATGGCGATCCGGCATCGCAGGATTTTGAACTCAGTAATGAAGATTTTTTTATTCCGGGTAAGGAAATTGAAATTAAAGCCGGCTATCATTCGCAAAACGAAACCATTTTTAAAGGCATTGTTATTCGTCATAATTTAAAAATTCGTACGAGCGGTGCAGTGCTGATTGTAGAATGCAGAGATTTGGCCATAAAACTTACTGTCGGAAGAAAATCAAAATATTTCTACGATAGCAAAGACAGCGAGATTCTGGAACAGATAATTGCTTCTTACAGTCTGGATAATTCGATTGAAGAATCGAATGTTGAGCATTCTGAAATGGTGCAATATAATGTTAGCGACTGGGATTTTTGTGTTACCCGAGCCCAGGCAAACGGAAAAGTATGTGTGGTTGATGATGGGCAACTATCGGTAGTAAGTCCTGATTACAGCCAGTCGGAAAAACTGACGCTGGTTTACGGGGCAACAATTCTTGATTTTGATGCAGAAATTGATGCCCGAAACCAGTTTGAAAATGTTACGTCGTACGCCTGGAATGCGGCCGATCAGGATATACTTGAGGTAGGATCAGAGACACCACCGATCAATTCAAACGGAAATATTTCCCATGAAGATCTGGCATCAGTAATTGGTGCAGAAAAATTGGAATTAAGAGAAGGTAGTGGAATTTCGGATGCCGGTTTGCAGCATTGGGCTAACGCCAAAAGCTTATTTAATCAGCTTTCAAAAATTCGTGGAAAAGTTAAGTTTCAGGGTGTACACGATGTGAAACCCAATACTACTATTGAATTGGCTGGCGTGGGCAATCGTTTTAACGGAAAAGTGTATGTCTCAGCGGTTCGACATCAGATTGCCGATGGAAACTGGACTTGCGATGCACAGTTTGGTATAAATCCGAAGTGGTTTTCAGAAACCGTTGATATAAATCCATTACCTGCGTCCGGTTTATTGGCTGCGGTAAACGGATTACAGATTGCCAAGGTTACTCAGCTTCAGGACGACCCGAAAGGGGAAGACCGAATTTTGGTTCGCATGCCAATTGTAAATACGCAGGAACAAGGTGTGTGGGCCAGAATTGCAACACTGGATGCGGGCGAGGAGCGTGGTTCTTTTTTTCGCCCCGAAATTGACGACGAGGTGATAGTTGGTTTTTTAAATGGAAATCCAAACGATCCAATTATTCTCGGAATGCTGAACAGCAGCGCAAAACCTGCCCCAATTGCGGCTTCGGATGAAAATCATGAAAAAGGTTTTGTTACACGCAGCGGCATGAAATTCATTTTTGACGATGATAAAAAATCGGTGACACTGGAAACCCCAAATGGTAAAATAATTAAGGTAGATGAGGATGAGGGAATTATTCAGATGGAAGATGAGAACTCGAACCTTGTCAAACTTGACAGCGACGGAATTACAATGGAAAGCCAGGGAAATATCAACTTAAGTACTTCCGGCGATGTGAAAATTGAAGGAACGAATGTAGAGATTTCTGCAAATGCGAATTTTAAAGCAGAAGGCACTGCCGGGTCAGAAGTTTCGTCGTCGGCCATAACAGAAATTAAAGGATCAATGGTAAATATTAACTGA
- a CDS encoding PAAR domain-containing protein, with the protein MPLAARINDMHTCPMVNPNATPHVGGPLIGPGEATVMIGGMPAAVVGDMATCSGPPDTIAMGSATVMIGGKPAARMGDLTTHGGTIVIGCPTVNIGG; encoded by the coding sequence ATGCCACTTGCAGCACGAATAAACGATATGCACACCTGTCCGATGGTAAATCCGAATGCAACGCCACATGTTGGCGGACCGCTAATTGGACCAGGAGAAGCAACTGTAATGATTGGTGGAATGCCGGCTGCTGTTGTTGGTGATATGGCGACTTGCAGTGGACCACCGGATACAATTGCGATGGGCTCTGCCACGGTGATGATCGGTGGTAAACCAGCCGCCCGAATGGGAGATTTAACAACGCATGGAGGAACGATTGTAATTGGATGTCCAACCGTAAATATTGGAGGTTAA
- a CDS encoding GPW/gp25 family protein codes for MTTYNSFLGTGWSFPPEFQKENKGVKMLHDEDDIKSSLEILLSTRLGERIMVPDYGCNLDELLFKPLNIKVKTYVIDLIKTAILYHEPRIDARKISIDQSNELNGELLINIEYMIRATNSRKNMVFPFYKGEGTEL; via the coding sequence ATGACAACATACAACTCATTTTTAGGAACTGGATGGAGTTTCCCGCCCGAATTTCAGAAAGAAAATAAAGGCGTGAAAATGCTTCATGATGAGGACGACATAAAAAGCAGCCTGGAAATCCTGCTTTCCACCCGTTTGGGAGAGCGTATTATGGTTCCCGATTATGGTTGCAATCTTGATGAGTTGTTGTTTAAACCGCTGAATATTAAGGTGAAAACTTATGTGATTGACCTGATAAAAACAGCAATTCTTTATCATGAACCGCGGATTGACGCGCGAAAGATCAGCATCGATCAAAGCAATGAATTGAATGGAGAATTGCTGATTAATATCGAATACATGATTCGGGCAACAAACTCGAGAAAAAATATGGTATTCCCGTTTTACAAGGGCGAAGGAACCGAACTTTAA